In Fusobacteriaceae bacterium, the sequence GGGCGGGAGCTTCCTGTTGAACTGCATCTGGAGCAAGGAAGAGGCCGTGGCCAACATCCCCAACAAAGTTAAACGGGATCTCGCGAAAAAAGGCGCGAAATTATACATCATCAACGCGACGAAACTGGCCGAGGATATCGGGCTCGGACAGCGGACGAATACGATCATGCAGTCGGCCTTCTTCAAACTGGCGGACATCATCCCCTATGAGGAAGCCCTGACCTACATGAAGGAATACACGAAGAAGACCTATCAGAAAAAAGGCGAGGAAATCGTCAAGATGAATTACGCGGCCATTGACGTCGGCGCCGACGGCCTCGTGGAAATCCCCGTGGATCCGGCCTGGGCCAATCTCAAAGACGAGTCCGCGGCGGCGGAATGCGCCACTTGCGGCGCGCTCTGCAACGGCGGAGACGACGCGACCATCAATTTCGTCAAGAAGATCGTGGAACCCGTAAACGCCATGCAGGGTTACGGGCTGCCCGTATCGACCTTCAACGGCTATGAGGACGGAACCTTTGAAAACGGCACCGCCGCCCATGAAAAGAGAGGCATCGCCGTAGACGTACCGGTTTGGGTACCCGAGAACTGTATCCAGTGCAACCAATGCGCTTATGTCTGTCCCCACGCGGTCGTACGCCCCTTCCTGTTGACGAAGGAAGAAAAGGAAAAGGCGCCCGTAGAACTTGCGACGCTGAAGGCCGTGGGCAAAGGGCTCGAGAATCACGAATTCAAAATCCAGATTTCGCCCCTCGATTGCACGGGCTGCGGCTCCTGCGCCAATGTCTGTCCCGCGCCCAAGGGAAAAGCGCTGGTCATGAAACCCATCGCCGATTCCGTGGCGGCCGGCGAAGTGCAGAAAGCCGACTATGTCTTCAACCAGGTAAGCTATAAGACCGAATTTATGACGTCCGACACCGTAAAGGGATCTCAGTTTGCCCAGCCGCTCTTCGAGTACTCGGGCGCCTGCCCCGGTTGCGGCGAGACGCCTTATCTGAAGCTGATCACCCAGCTGTTTGGAGACCGGATGATGGTCGCCAACGCCACAGGCTGCTCCTCCATTTACAGCGGATCGGCGCCCGCGACGCCCTATGCCAAGAACAAAGACGGCAAAGGACCCTCCTGGGGTTCCTCCCTCTTTGAGGACAACGCCGAGTATGGCATGGGTATGCACGTGGCCGTGGAAACCCTCCGGAACCGGATTCAGTCCATTATGGAAACGAATATGGACAAAGTTTCCCCCGAGACCCAGCTCATGTACAAGGAATGGATCGCGACCCGGGACGACGGCGCAAAGAGTGCCGAATGCGTCGCGAAGCTCGTGCCCTACCTTGCCGCCAGAGCCGCCGAGGGCTGCCCCATCGCCAAAGAGCTGCTGTCGCTCAAGCAATATTTCGCCAAGAAATCCCAGTGGATCTTCGGCGGAGACGGTTGGGGCTATGACATCGGCTACGGCGGACTGGATCATGTGCTGGCGTCCAAGGAAGACGTCAATGTGGTTATCCTCGATACGGAAGTCTACTCCAACACGGGCGGACAGGCGTCCAAGTCGACGCCCACGGGGGCTGTGGCCAAATTCGCCGCCGCCGGAAAACCCGTCAAGAAAAAGGATATGGCCGCTATCGCCATGTCTTACGGACATATCTATGTGGCCCAGGTTTCCATGGGCGCCAATCAGGCCCAGTTCCTGAAGGCCGTCAAGGAAGCGGAAGCCTACAAGGGACCCTCGCTGATCATCGCCTACGCGCCCTGTATCAATCACGGCGTAAGAAAGGGCATGAACAAGGTCCAGACGGAAATGAAGCTCGCCACAGAATGCGGTTACTGGCCGATTTTCCGCTACAATCCGGCCCTCGAAGCCGAAGGGAAGAATCCCCTTGTTCTCGACTGCAAGGAACCTGTTTGGGAAAAATACGACGAGTACTTGCTTGGCGAGACGAGATACGCGACGCTGATGGCGTCCAAGCCCGCCGAAGCGAAAGAACTCTTCGCCCGGAACAAGGCCGAGGCCCAGCGGCGCTGGAGACAATACCAGAGACTGGCCTCCCTGGATTTCTCCGCGGAAAAGGCGCAGTAAAAGAGGAAATTTGCATAAAAAAACCCGCCGAACAACCGGCGGGTTTTTT encodes:
- the nifJ gene encoding pyruvate:ferredoxin (flavodoxin) oxidoreductase; its protein translation is MSKIMQTMDGNQAAAYASYAFTEVAGIYPITPSSPMAEYVDEWAAKGMKNIFGVPVKVVEMQSEGGAAGTVHGSLQAGALTTTYTASQGLLLKVPNMYKIAGELLPGVIHVSARSLSAQALSIFGDHQDVYAARQTGFAMLASNSVQEVMDLGGVAHLAAIKTRVPFLHFFDGFRTSHEIQKVEVIDFEVFKKLIDMKAVEEFRARALNPEHPVTRGTAQNEDIYFQTREAQNKFFDAVPDVVAGYMADISKAVGREYKPFTYYGAPDAENILVAMGSVCPVAEETVDYLNKKGQKVGILEVHLYRPFSEKYFFDVLPKTVKKIAVLDRTKEPGSLGEPLLLDVKSLFFGKANAPLIIGGRYGLSSRDTNPTHVAAVYENLAKAEPKDKFTVGIIDDVTGTNIPLPEEVDLDLPGTRECLFFGLGADGTVGANKNSIKIIGDHTEQYAQAYFAYDSKKSGGVTRSHLRFGKNPIKSSYLVTQPHFVACSVPAYLDKYDMTSGIRKGGSFLLNCIWSKEEAVANIPNKVKRDLAKKGAKLYIINATKLAEDIGLGQRTNTIMQSAFFKLADIIPYEEALTYMKEYTKKTYQKKGEEIVKMNYAAIDVGADGLVEIPVDPAWANLKDESAAAECATCGALCNGGDDATINFVKKIVEPVNAMQGYGLPVSTFNGYEDGTFENGTAAHEKRGIAVDVPVWVPENCIQCNQCAYVCPHAVVRPFLLTKEEKEKAPVELATLKAVGKGLENHEFKIQISPLDCTGCGSCANVCPAPKGKALVMKPIADSVAAGEVQKADYVFNQVSYKTEFMTSDTVKGSQFAQPLFEYSGACPGCGETPYLKLITQLFGDRMMVANATGCSSIYSGSAPATPYAKNKDGKGPSWGSSLFEDNAEYGMGMHVAVETLRNRIQSIMETNMDKVSPETQLMYKEWIATRDDGAKSAECVAKLVPYLAARAAEGCPIAKELLSLKQYFAKKSQWIFGGDGWGYDIGYGGLDHVLASKEDVNVVILDTEVYSNTGGQASKSTPTGAVAKFAAAGKPVKKKDMAAIAMSYGHIYVAQVSMGANQAQFLKAVKEAEAYKGPSLIIAYAPCINHGVRKGMNKVQTEMKLATECGYWPIFRYNPALEAEGKNPLVLDCKEPVWEKYDEYLLGETRYATLMASKPAEAKELFARNKAEAQRRWRQYQRLASLDFSAEKAQ